AAAGAGGATTTTCCAAAAGGACAATAAAACCAAACTGAGTAATTACAACTTGGAAATCTCATTTCTCCGACATCAGAACTTTATGAAACCAAACACACCCGACAAGCTCTCTTTCTTGCCGTGTTTGGCCAGTtgtgcagaggtgagacagCTAACCAGTTTCATCACctcatgtgtgtttgaaggaAAGTGTGCGCTGTTGTCCTCACATTTTAATGATTATTGCGGCTGGTGTTTGACCAAAACAGAAAGATTTTTTTATAAATGGCACTTCAGACAAAGCGCCTTACGTCTTAAAGGGTGTTTCAGCCTCTGTTTGGTGAGACCTGCTCCAGATGCAGATGTGATGCTGTTTAGGGTCAGAGCCAGCTTGCAGTTTCAGGGGTAATTGAGCTGTCTGTTTGATTGATCGAggttcctctttttttttttttttgtgctgccTTGCAAAGTTTTCCTGCTCCCTCACCCCGAATGCTCGCCCTGTCCGtccttccttttcttcatcacacacacagagaagcacatTTGATCAGGATCAATTCGTGCAGACTCAGGAAGATTTAAACCTGTCTGTGCAGGTTTCAGGTTAGCCGCACTGCATGAGCACATCATTTTTGTCTAATTGTTTCTGCTCCATCCTGTCGGCTTGTCGGTGTTTGTCAGGAAAATACTCTAGAAAACAGAAATCTGTGAGAGCAGATGTTTCTACAAGGGCATGTTTCTGGCAGCTGTTGTTTCCATCACCGGTGATGACGTGGTGATAAGGTCACCTTGGTCACTGGAACCTAACTGCATTGGATGCTGCTGGTTTCTATACGCTACGCCGCAGCCTCCCAAAGTGACCTTCCAGAAGTCTGCATAGGCCTGGGCTCTGTGCCACAGCCAGAGAGCCACAGAACATGAACAGGGATTATGTCGTGATGAGGGGTCAGCAGTGGGTTCGCTTTCTGATTTGATCATGGTGTCAGAGTTCACAGCTGTCAGTATGCTGTCATCATGccgtgtttttgtcttttttgtatAATTCAACCTTGGCTGACTCCTATATTGTTGTCTTTTCATCACGTTCCTCTTTGTTTGTCATCGCTGTGTCTATCTGACAGATACCCGTCAGCCTTGTTTTCACCCAAAACCCTCTGTTCAAGGcttgttctctttctgtttcatttaaaagCTCACGCTCAGCCGGTGTCTTCCCTCGGCGTCTTCAGACAAACCTCCGTGGTTAAACTTCCCTCCCTTTCAGTTCAGACAGCCCCCTGCCTGCGTTGTGTCTCCCCGTGGTCATCGAGAGGTTTACAAAGCAGGCAGCTCTATCGCATTTGCCATTCTGATCACCATCGCGCTGTGATGTCCTGTAGTGGGGTTCAATAGAGTGCAACGGCGAAGCGGGTCGCCGCAGCAAGAGCTGGCAGGAACCTTGCCGATCGATATTTTGGGCCGATGGGAGAGCTGGCGGGGTGGTGGGTTGGTGGGCGATATCCTACGacagctgcaacaacaacagcagcagaatcaaATAGCAACCAGTGTGTGAACTGTGTCACGCTGAGGCAACAAGTCAATAAATATGCCTAAATACGCACACAGAAAGGGTAAGTGGGCGCGTTCTGGCAGCTCAGGGTTTGAAGAGTCTGACCATGAAATCACAGCAACCCTGGTTTGAGTCTGAAGGGACTTGTGTTGTATGTCATCCCGGATATTTCTCCCCTAAATTTGCTGTCAGCTACAACTGCATCTTGTctaataaaggaaaaaaaatgtccaaaaagggtaagcagcaaaaaaaagtcAGGTAACAGTTTATGTGACTTGTCCAGTGTTAATGCTCAACCTCATGACTGTTAGAGTCAGTCAGGGGTCGGGCTGCGAAGCAAAGGAAAACAGTCAATTCAGCTAATTGAAAGGAGTCATACACTGTTGGCTCATGATTCTACTTGTTAATGATAGTAGCATGATATCAAATGACTAATCTGAgtttaaatgtacatttatcAGGCGTGAATACAAGGCTAGGCTGCTAACCTCTTAGCAACCATAATCACAGCTGATAAAGCTAACTGCTGCTTGCGCATTTCACACCTCGTTCATTTCTATAGCAGAGAGGAGGTTGCTCTTTGGTTTCAACTTCCCCGTGTTCACTTTGTTAAAGAATAAATGTGTGAGAAGTAACCGTTCATTCACTCGCATCATCTGCCTTTGAAAGAATCTCACACACCTGTTGTCTGCTGTTTCGTGACACAAACAGATCTGCCTGTGCACAGTGAACAGTCGGAGGGATTTCTGGTGTAATCTGACCGCTCGTGTTGACAGTGTAAAACGCATTGTAAAGACCGAGAGAGGCTGCCAAACTTCCTAGGCAGCCATTATGATAATCCTGATGTGTCTGATATACAAACAAGAGGTGCTGAGAACATGAGATACTTATTTATGGCTTTTGAACAGAAACCAAAATCTTTCCACAAGATATTCATTGTGTATATCCcaaagatgaaaagacaaaTCTACACATGTGGATTTGGTGAAATATCTCAGCGTGCCGGCGTTGAAATCTCTCTGAAATCTCTCCTTCTACCTTTGTGTGTATCTACAGGCTGTTTGGCTGTTGACTGTTGCATGGCTGAATATTGCATTCCAAATTTGTCATCATTAGCAGCTTAGCAGGCATGTGAGCGCTGAacaagaggtgtgtgtgcaggcgaaGGCAAAGAGAGCGGGGGGAATTGAATtgtgaaaagagagaagtgaaTGGGCAGAACGAAGGCATGTGACTCTTTGGTGAGAGATGGGGAGGCGGTAACACCTGATGGCAAACAGAGCGAGTGCGTTGAAACAGACCAGTGATTATTTAGTTAAAACAAATGCCTCAGATCTCTCTGTTATATATAAGACTGCAACCAGGAACCGGAAACAGCTCGGCTCAgtccaaaagtaacaaaatccacctgtCAGCATCTCAAAAACTCTatatttagcatgctaattagcatgctaattagttagctttagaggtgctgcttGGTGTAATGTGCTAGCATGTGACCAATCCAtactagctgtttccctgtttccagtctttctgcttggctaagctaagctaagctaacaggtatcgattttctcatctaactcagcaagaaagcaaataagtgtatttccaaaaatgctgaattattcTTTTATACTTTCTTGCATGGATGATTTTGTGATTGAGGTTTTTCACAGTGGAGCGGCCTGTTGCTATGATAGACATCTTATCTGAGATGTTTTGAGGTGATTTTCCTGCGCTTAGCCCTCTCAGCAGGTCAAAGCATGATGCTCAAAATCTTAATGCAAAACACTGTGTGACGCAGGCCTGCTTGAATAGATGAGAAGCGAGGGAGACTTTCCCAGGCAGGCAGTGAAAAGATGGTATAAAGGGTTTAGGGAGGTCAGTTGGTCCATCGCTGTGGCCCAGTTCCTCACATGAAACCCTTGTTCCTTGTTTGGGAGAAATGTGCTAATCCCCATGGGCCCACTCTGGGTCCCAGCCAGCCTTTGAAGACAAAAAGAGCCAAAAAATCGGCTTTTGTTCTTCAAACAGGCTTTTGTACTCCTAACCTCTCTGTGAGCTTGTATTTTACAGATCGGTTATGATCCATTGTATAATGGCTGCTGTTATGACACCGTTTCCTCTGGAGGCATTGTATAGTAGAAGATATACTCCCAGTGGCCTTCTCAGCTATGTGGTCTTTGAACTCCTCGGTATGATGCTGTTTGCCATCAGTGTTTTTCGTCAGACGTGCGGTGTGATAAATAGAATAGAGGAAGGATCATCCAACCCTGCGTGGGCCTCATGACACCTGATACCAAAGCCTGCGTGCGTCAAGCTGCGGGATTTGGAAAAAGAGCACATGATGTAGGCAGTCAGATGATAAAGCTATACCTTACATAAGAAACCccctcagtcagtcagtaaataGCATCGACCGAGGGAAGGCCGTAGAGCTGAAGTGCTCCGTCGTCCTGCTGTCTCTAATTTCATCTCTCTCCAACTCAGACTTCCACTGTCGTGTCCTTAATTGAACTTCGGCTTGGCACCATTTGTAATTAAAGTTGTAATCCTTGAGATTTCAGCTGGGATTGATTTGGCAACACCCGTGGTTACTGGTCATAACACCAAGTGTGAGTTAACAGCAGACTCTCAGTGAGCAGCTTTCCGACAGAAGAATGCAACCAGTGCATGTTGTGGTAGAAAaggtatgaatgtgtgtgaactgCTGGATCAGGATCAGGGTTGAAGTCTTGTGTTGTACAAGCTGGGTCACTGAGACCTCGACACCCTGTTTGACGTGTGAGGAGCTTCCAGGCTGTCGAGTCGTAAATGTtagattttcttctttctccttttggGGACTGGTTCTGAGTGGATTTTGGTGTTAAGAGCAGAATAAAAAGTAGCTAAGAAGAGCTATTCATGCCCCTCTCTGTGACTGTATCTCGCCTACTGGAAATGCTTTGGTTAGGAAGATCGTGTGCAGCCGTATCTGTGTAGGTTTAGATCCTAATTAAACACACTCATCAAGACAAAAGAGGCTGACCAGTATTCGTCAAAATATAGACTGAACTAGTCATCCtatctgtttacagtgcagccaaacaaaatCACAGCCGTGATGATTTTGTGCTGTGCACAGCATAAGAAGTTTTCCACACAACAGCAGGACACAGTAAAAGGAGCTGATTACTTGCtaagttggaggtgtgcagcttCTCAccaagcagcagttttttttcatCCAGTACTCACTGAAAAAATTGGAAACTCACAACTCAAATATATTGTGATGAATGGTTTGCACCAACAGCAGTGACGTATGGCCTTTCCTGTGGcttcttcacaataaaagtcacCCTGTGTTTGGTCAGGGGAgtacttttaatgtgaagcagcagcagcagcaggctgtttGGTTTGATGGCTGATATCAGTGAAATAAAATTCAGATGGATTACAcactgcatcatttcctgtgaatcccttGTGCATAAATGGCAGTCTGCCACTGAAAACTACTGTATAGAGAATTAATTACTGACTATAAGCACATTAAATGGCTTTTGCAGAAAGAAAGCATCAAGAACGCCTGTGAGAATGGGCTTTGCTTTCATTAAAAGTCTACTTTAAGTTTGAGCTGATATATTGGACCTTGTTGcctctttgtccttttcttacatctttctctcctcctccctcctcagacCTGAGACCtcatcagcacagacagaagaTTTGTGTGAAAATAAGAGGAAGGATGGTGACCTTGGAAACCTCGGAGGCTCCGGTCCCTCTGACGGCGCTGTCGCGCTGGTACCTCTACGCCATCCATGGCTACTTCTGCGAGGTCATGTTCacagccgcctgggagtttgtGGTGAACTGCAACTGGAAGTTCCCTGGCGTGACCAGCGTGTGGGCGCTCTTCATCTACGGCACCTGCATCCTCATCGTGGAGCGGATGTACCTGAAGCTGCGCAGCCGCTGCCCGGTGCTGCTGCGCTGCATCATCTACACTTTATGGACGTACCTGTGGGAGTTCGGCACGGGGCTGCTGCTGCGCCAGTTCAACGCCTGCCCCTGGGACTACTCCGAGTTCCGCTACAACTTCATGGGACTGATCACGGCCGAGTACGCCGTGCCCTGGTTCTGCGCCTCCTTCATCGTGGAGCGCTTGGTCATCCGCAAAACTCTGCGGCTGCGCTTCCACGAGGGGCCCGAGGACGGTTGGTCAAACCACCGGTTGGATGCTGGGGGCGGAAGAGGGGCAGGAGGAAATGttgggggtgggaggaggagggagaggagcagagggatggGAAATGACGCTAACGGTTATCTTAAAGGAGAATGAACGAAGGAAGGACACAATCTGAAACCAGCCCAATCACCCTGCTACACCTCCTCTACCCTCCTCAGCCACTTTCCATAAGCAGCCCTGCCCCCTAACTgtatcggggggggggggggcaaacagACTGGGCTGGTGTGCAGAGGTGTACAGAGTATCAGAACAGCCAGACAACAAAACCTAACTGGGACTTCAGATGTCCAAATCAACCACTGTGCTCTCTCCTGTCAACAGAGGCACGACACctccatgctgctgtgtttgctgcatcTCATAACGCCCCCACCCATTTCCACGTGGGGTTGACCTTCAGGAGATGAGGGTATCTCCTGTCCCACAGACTGCAAGAACTCGGGATGAAAAAATGATGTGCAAAAAAGAGTGTTATCATCCTGCAAAGGAACAAATTCAAGaacaatatttctgttttcttgaaaGCAGAGTACTTGCTGCATAGAAATCATAACAAAAAGTAGCTACTACAGctgttctttttaaaatgtacatattgTCCTTTAGTATTATTCAAAGTACTGTAGTAATGTAGCTACAAGAAGCTCTTTAAGAACATACTGTCCACCACGAGGCAGTGCTCCATGTGTCAGCCTACATCATAAAGAATGTTGATCTGCAGTTAGTGAATACCCACAATTCCTGGAAAAAAAGTGCATGAAAAAAGTTGTCTTCCAATATAATCTACATTTCTACAGAGCTCGTTCAGCAGTCACACTGGACGCCTCTTCAGGCAGTCTGCTGCTTCTGTGCGGGGGGGGAGTGACGGCCTCAGGCAGCAGAGCCGGACCACCACTTATCATGGACGGGTCCCGGTTTTCTCCTCCTGACAgcatgttgaagtgtccttgagcaagacactgaaccccaaactgCTCCTGGTGAGCAGGTCATGGCCTTGCATGGCAGCTTCTCCGCCATCgccgtatgaatgtgtgtgtgtgtgtgtgtgtgtgtgtgcgtgagtgagcGCATGCTAATGTGAAGCATTTTCAGGCGCtaaataaatgcagtccatttacaaTAATAGCAGGGGTGCTTTTCCATTGATGGTGATGATTATGAGTCAGGAGCAGCAGCATAAAGCACTAGACCTCTTGGTAATTTGCTTTTTAGTTTTTGTGAGAACCTTTTCAtgactctctgtgtgtatgtccaTTTCGTGTGCTTTAATGTCGTCTCAGACCTGCTGAGGTCACACAAGCTTCATTTCTTAACTCTCATTCACCGGAAACTGAAAGTCATTCTACCTGAGAgacaatgtttttgttgttttgctgctgccaCACGATCAAAAGAGTGTTTGTTCATTGAGAAAATACcgctgtgtgacagcagccgTCAATATTGAGTGACACAGAATGAACTGAAAAGGCGTCACATTCACAAGTCTTGTCCATCAGAGCGCGGTCGGTCTTTAGGTTTCCACCACATTTTCACGACCCTTCTCCTTATTTACATCACAGTTCATTTGACAAGTCTGTGAAGTGAAGAGCAGGAAATATGCAGCAGATTGTGGtgattaattcattattaaATGACAGAAATTGCTCCTTGTTTATTTCCGGATTGAATTATCAGTCACTTACAATTGATTTGGTTAATAAGAACTTGCCTAAAATGCTTAAAACAAATTGTATCAGATTAGCAACAACTGGATTTTGGTCTTAACTTCACAGCACTCATGTCTTACTTGGTCTTGTCCAGACATTTGGTTCTCCGAgcaggtgaaaacacacagaataatGCTTATTTCCTCTGGTGGTGTTACTCTCTGTGTGCATCACGTGACTTCCTATACTCTGGAAGTAGAAAGATCAAGCGTGGTACTGCCACCTTCATGCGTACAGGAGCTGACGGTAATGTTTTCAGCCTGAGTCGATGGATCTGGTGCTCCTGGGTCAAGCATAAAACACGTCAGACGCGTTGCTCTTCACAGTGATTCCAAGGTACCGCAAGATTGACAGCACACAAGAAATGGAAACCTCATCGTTGATCCTCAGGAGGACCATTTATGTTGTAGACTCAGTCACAAGGCTTGTCCTGACAATAGTTAAACCCAGCTTTCCCTCCATTTTAactaagaggaaaaaaagatcCAAATCCATGTTTCCGCAACACTCCTGGACTATGTAAAGGTGTTACCTGCATCATTGTGGCTGCAGTGGCATGCAGTGTTTCCTTCTCTGAGTCCTGAGGGGGAATGGCAGCTGCTCCATATGACACATAATTTGCTGCCACCTTGTGTATTAACTGAAAACTGCACCTGGAAAACTGTTCCATAAGCTTGGACAAAAAATCCTTATAAGGACCAAAAATGGAAGGatatcacttttattttttatttgaatgtaaTATTTGGTATGcatatgttttatttcttacaTGAATCAACAAGCTTAAAAGCAATAGAGGCTTCTGACCCAGCAATGATTATCAAGCTCAAGGCTGTTACCTTTTTCTCTTAAAAATCTATGAAACTACATTACGAGAAGTGGTATGCAGCTATTGTCTTCATCCAATTCTACTGCTTTGATGAGACAAATCACACGAAAATGCaaagtgaagtgtgttttctgcaatATGTGAGAAGGAGTATTAGGTGAGTGTGTATAGTGTGTTTTACAGAGACGCCTTCTCTGTATGTGTACGTGCATGTAAAGTATGTTAAAACTGAACTGATGCTCTGGTATTTTTACCTTGAGGCTGCATGCctaaaaatgttcaatttctCCTCCAAACTGATTTTATCCATGTGATTATTAGCCCCATGTACTGTAATGGttgcttatttttttcataaaaaatgtacatgtttttagtgaaatgACTGTACTGTATCACTCACTTTGATTATGTTGATCCATGTATGATTTATCAAACTTTACActttaaattaaatgtatttatttgatcataaaaatgtgtgtttttggaaacCTTTCTGTCTGCTGACACCACATGAATTCTTAGATGAGTAGCTTGTTCAAATGACCAATGctgattgtttttcttcattatttttgtgATAAGGTAAAAATTACACCTGCTGAGCATCAGCGTGCTAACACCATGGATATGTTAGCATTGGTGATGTTAGCATGCACCTCAAAGCACCACTATGcttaaatacagcctcacagcatTACTTGTATTGCTGTAAACTAATGTTTATTTCCATCTCTTACTTTTAAAAGGACATTTGGAAATTAATTTTCCATAAGTAAAAACAACCCACAAATGTCTAACTCCATACAACTTTTATCAAGTATGTTGTCTTATTTACTATGGACAATACCTCGTTAACATTAAGACAATTTTACATTTGACACATTTAAGTGTTATTCACATTTTTGGCCACAGAGCAACGCCACTTTCTCTTAAAGgtaaacatttaaaatatagatatatttaaacatgtttttgttaacAGGTTTCCCAAGTTGCTCTTCTGTAtcacaatcaaaacaaagaTGGCGGATCAAAACAAAGATGGCGGCCTGCGGGTTACCTGGACAGGGCGGCGCAACTTCAAGAACGGGTTTAAAGTGTTTATCTTTCAGCGGACGGAATATTTTTTTCACCCTGATGATGAGAGGAGCCTTTTGAGGATTCTGAAAATGTCGTCAGAACAGCGGTAAGTGTTTCT
This window of the Chaetodon auriga isolate fChaAug3 chromosome 14, fChaAug3.hap1, whole genome shotgun sequence genome carries:
- the tmem229b gene encoding transmembrane protein 229b, whose protein sequence is MVTLETSEAPVPLTALSRWYLYAIHGYFCEVMFTAAWEFVVNCNWKFPGVTSVWALFIYGTCILIVERMYLKLRSRCPVLLRCIIYTLWTYLWEFGTGLLLRQFNACPWDYSEFRYNFMGLITAEYAVPWFCASFIVERLVIRKTLRLRFHEGPEDGWSNHRLDAGGGRGAGGNVGGGRRRERSRGMGNDANGYLKGE